The Alcaligenes aquatilis genome contains the following window.
ACAGTGCCACCAACGAAATTGTCATCGACGAAAACAACTACCTGGATCGTAATGGCAAACACTCTAAAAAAACGGCAACTGAGCTGAAGCAGTACATCCTCAATATCTACAACACCATCATGCTTCGTGGGATCAAAGGCACCTACGTGTATGCCTGCGACCCGGCGCTGCGCGAATACCTGAAAAAACATATTCCCAGCTACCGCCCCACCCCAAGCCAAGACCTGCCACCAGCACCCAAACTAGTGCCGTGGGTAAATGCAGTTCCTCTCTACGATCTGCAAGCCGCAGCAGGCAGCTTCAGCGAGCAACAGCACGTAGAACAAACACAATGGGTTGGCGTGCCACAGAATGTAGAACCCAAAAAAGACATGTTCGCCTGCCAGGTTGTCGGTGAATCCATGAACATGATCATCCCGAATGGTTCCATTTGCCTGTTCCGCCAAGATTCGGGCGGCAGCCGCAACGGCAAGATCGTCCTGGTGGAATGCCTGGCGCCCCAAGACGGCGATGAAGGCACACAATTCACCGTCAAGGAATATGAAAGCACCAAAACCCATACTGAGGACGGCTGGGAACATAAAAGGATTTTCTTGAAACCCCGCTCCAGCGACCCGAGCTATGAAGTCATCGAGCTAAATGCCGATAACGCCTATCGCTATCGGGTGGTGGGGGAGTTCGTGATGCTGCTCTGACCAGCAGCATCCACCCTCATAAGGCCACCATCAAAAAGGTTCAATGGCCTTGAACACACCTGTCTTGCTCATATTGCGCCGAAGATCAAACTGAGCCAGTGCCTCCACCACGTCAATCATCTCAAGAGCCTGGAAATTGAGCTCAGACCATTGAGCACGATCCACATTCACAGAATACAAATAATCATCACGCAACTGCCCAGTAGCTGGGTCATGGCGCTGAGAAAAGCCCGATAGCGTAATGCGCTGAACAACGGGAAGTGCCGCAAAGGTCTCACCAATAATTCGGAAGCCTACCCCATGCACATGGGCCATATAACGCTTACGAGCCTGAACCATGGGCAAGTCCTTCACTGATAACTTCAACCCCCTTGCCGGAACCGCAGCAATCTTCGAGGGCATATCTTCAATCTCCGGCAAATCCACATCCAAACAAACACGAGCCCCCTGCTCCGTAATCTCCAGCGATATCAATGTCTCCCGAGGCCACGCAATATCCTGCAAAGTGGCTTCCAGCCACTGCTCCATCGCGGCTGTATCGTGATAGATGTCTTCTTCTAAAAGCTTACGCCGCTGCTCTTGTTCATAAGCATGTTGGGATTGCTCACTTTTCCACGCTGCCAACAAACCTTGATACTCCATGACCCTCTGCTGATTACGCAGATTCAGTTGTTCCACACGTCTCGGGAATAACTTCTCCCACCACTTGGCTCGCGGCAAGACAGGGGCTATAGGCTCGGAACGATGAAACTGATCCGGGACGTACTTAGGCGCAATATCAGGAGCAGGAGTATCTAGATGAATGCTGGCCACCGCCTCACATTCACTATTTATTTCATCGCATTTACGCTGGATCAAGCTTTGGATAGCCTGGCGATTTTGCTTCTTAGCCAACTCCACAAGCGACTCAGAAACAGGCTCACCATCCTGATCATGGAAGCTCAACATCCCTTGATCCGTGACCTCACACACCAAAGAGAAAGTCTGTACTTGCTTAACAGACTGGCGCGGCTTGGGGGCAGGCGCTGCTTTATATAAGGAATGACGGGCAGAAAAACCCAAAAAACTGGTATTGAGATGCGCCCCACGTTTCCCAACATTCACCGTTGAGCCTCTCGGCCCCAAAGTCCAGCTCATACCCGAGCCACTCAAATTCATGCGTATGCCTGGAGCCAACTTGATAGATCGCCGAAAACGTACAGCCACAACTCCCTCCACGATTTTTAATAGTTTTAGAAGCTT
Protein-coding sequences here:
- a CDS encoding DUF4236 domain-containing protein, which produces MSWTLGPRGSTVNVGKRGAHLNTSFLGFSARHSLYKAAPAPKPRQSVKQVQTFSLVCEVTDQGMLSFHDQDGEPVSESLVELAKKQNRQAIQSLIQRKCDEINSECEAVASIHLDTPAPDIAPKYVPDQFHRSEPIAPVLPRAKWWEKLFPRRVEQLNLRNQQRVMEYQGLLAAWKSEQSQHAYEQEQRRKLLEEDIYHDTAAMEQWLEATLQDIAWPRETLISLEITEQGARVCLDVDLPEIEDMPSKIAAVPARGLKLSVKDLPMVQARKRYMAHVHGVGFRIIGETFAALPVVQRITLSGFSQRHDPATGQLRDDYLYSVNVDRAQWSELNFQALEMIDVVEALAQFDLRRNMSKTGVFKAIEPF